A region from the Dehalococcoidia bacterium genome encodes:
- the metK gene encoding methionine adenosyltransferase, whose amino-acid sequence MNSKSALMTSESVTEGHPDKLCDKISDAILDAILAQDPMARVACEVMANTGIVVVMGEITTSCYVDIPKVVRQTVREVGYTRAKYGFDYETCGVMVSVKEQSPDIALGVDQSFEVKEHEGCNEKDTLGAGDQGMMVGYACNETPELMPLPISLAHKLTKQLAKVRKDKTLPYLRPDGKSQVTVEYEYGVPRKVPSIVIAAQHDSVIALDVLRKDIIDKVIKPIVPARFLDDETKYYINATGRFVVGGPMGDCGLTGRKIIVDTYGGIGRHGGGCFSGKDPTKVDRSGSYMARYVAKNVVAAGLADRLELQVAYCIGVAHPLSISPETFGTAKVKEELILQLIQKHFDFRPGAIIETLGLRRPIYKATAAYGHFGRTDIDAPWEKTDKAAILRAEAGL is encoded by the coding sequence ATGAATTCCAAGTCGGCCCTGATGACCTCTGAATCGGTTACCGAAGGTCATCCGGATAAGCTCTGCGATAAGATTTCCGATGCCATTCTCGATGCCATTTTGGCTCAAGACCCGATGGCTAGAGTTGCCTGTGAAGTGATGGCAAATACCGGCATTGTGGTGGTGATGGGAGAAATCACCACCAGCTGTTATGTGGATATTCCCAAGGTCGTCCGTCAGACCGTCCGGGAGGTAGGCTATACCCGTGCGAAGTATGGTTTCGATTATGAAACCTGCGGCGTAATGGTCTCTGTCAAGGAACAGTCTCCCGATATCGCCCTGGGCGTTGACCAATCCTTCGAGGTCAAGGAGCACGAAGGGTGCAATGAAAAGGATACGCTGGGAGCGGGCGATCAGGGAATGATGGTAGGTTATGCGTGCAACGAGACACCTGAACTCATGCCCCTGCCGATTTCTCTGGCGCACAAGCTCACCAAGCAACTGGCCAAAGTTCGCAAGGATAAGACCCTGCCGTATCTCAGGCCGGATGGTAAGTCTCAAGTTACGGTGGAGTATGAATACGGCGTACCCAGGAAGGTGCCATCTATCGTTATTGCAGCTCAGCATGACAGCGTAATTGCTCTGGATGTCCTGAGGAAAGATATCATCGATAAAGTTATAAAGCCAATCGTTCCGGCTCGATTTCTGGACGATGAGACGAAGTATTATATCAATGCCACGGGAAGGTTTGTTGTCGGCGGACCGATGGGCGATTGCGGGCTCACCGGACGTAAGATCATCGTGGATACCTACGGTGGAATTGGCAGACACGGAGGCGGATGTTTCTCCGGCAAGGACCCTACAAAGGTGGATCGTTCCGGATCGTATATGGCCCGATATGTGGCCAAAAACGTGGTGGCGGCTGGCCTGGCTGACAGACTTGAACTTCAGGTCGCCTACTGCATCGGGGTGGCTCATCCCCTATCCATCTCGCCGGAGACCTTCGGCACAGCCAAAGTGAAAGAGGAGCTTATTCTCCAACTCATCCAGAAACACTTCGATTTCCGTCCCGGGGCCATTATCGAAACCCTGGGTTTGCGTCGGCCGATTTACAAAGCGACGGCGGCTTACGGACATTTTGGACGAACGGATATCGATGCTCCGTGGGAAAAGACGGACAAGGCTGCTATCCTTAGGGCTGAGGCTGGACTCTGA